The following proteins are encoded in a genomic region of Natrinema sp. DC36:
- a CDS encoding divalent metal cation transporter, giving the protein MGLIFAANIFGAGSIYILSSIGVSFGFTLLWVLPLSLGVGLAVHEMSARLAVLDRPLMGYIRDVIGSPAAKAFAVFIAFIMHLWSVANYALTGAALAFLTPLDNVLIATILSGAAGIALIELRVYQRIEAVIAILVLVVFGSYLVIFLGIDIPAADIARGLIPAVRTRMGPLTMIIALVGTTIYYPNFFIQTSMHQAKEFDTVSQYRRDHTVGLVAAVLMSMAVLIVAAITVPSGVVSLVDPARPLVEELGPWALTVFIVGAGAASFSSATGTLFGAGFMVPQAFGNDTAFGDRPFRIVVNGLIVLSLLLAVSILTFTDFSAVQLALVVPAVNGVIGLPVTVLALYGAMHRYYNPTRIENVVFIGTVILTFLVALLTATSLAETIRTIV; this is encoded by the coding sequence ATGGGGCTGATATTTGCGGCGAACATCTTCGGCGCTGGGTCGATTTACATTCTCTCTTCCATCGGCGTATCGTTTGGGTTCACCCTCCTGTGGGTCCTCCCACTCTCCCTTGGTGTCGGTCTCGCGGTCCACGAGATGTCCGCACGGCTGGCCGTGCTCGATCGGCCACTCATGGGGTACATTCGCGACGTTATCGGGTCACCTGCCGCGAAGGCGTTCGCAGTGTTCATCGCGTTCATCATGCACCTCTGGAGCGTGGCGAACTACGCGCTGACGGGGGCCGCACTTGCGTTTCTCACCCCGCTCGACAACGTTCTGATCGCCACCATCCTCAGTGGTGCCGCCGGGATTGCACTCATCGAACTCCGCGTCTATCAGCGGATCGAAGCGGTCATCGCGATCCTCGTTCTCGTGGTCTTCGGGTCGTATCTCGTGATCTTTCTCGGCATCGACATCCCGGCCGCCGACATCGCCCGGGGGTTGATCCCGGCGGTCCGGACCAGGATGGGACCACTCACGATGATTATCGCGCTGGTCGGCACGACAATCTACTACCCGAACTTCTTCATCCAGACGAGCATGCACCAGGCGAAGGAGTTCGACACCGTCAGCCAGTACCGACGGGACCACACCGTCGGCCTGGTTGCGGCCGTCCTGATGAGCATGGCCGTGCTGATCGTAGCCGCGATCACGGTTCCGTCCGGCGTGGTCTCGCTCGTCGATCCGGCTCGGCCACTCGTGGAGGAGCTCGGCCCCTGGGCCCTGACCGTGTTCATCGTCGGGGCCGGGGCGGCCTCCTTTTCCAGCGCGACGGGCACCCTGTTCGGGGCCGGGTTCATGGTTCCCCAGGCGTTCGGCAACGACACCGCATTCGGTGACCGGCCGTTCCGCATCGTCGTCAACGGTCTGATCGTCCTGTCGTTGCTCCTCGCCGTGTCGATCCTCACGTTCACCGACTTCTCGGCGGTGCAACTGGCACTCGTGGTGCCCGCTGTGAACGGCGTAATCGGCCTGCCGGTGACGGTGCTGGCACTCTACGGCGCGATGCACCGGTATTACAACCCCACGCGGATCGAAAATGTGGTCTTCATCGGCACCGTGATCCTCACGTTCCTCGTGGCACTCCTGACGGCCACGTCGTTGGCCGAGACGATCAGAACGATTGTCTGA
- a CDS encoding C45 family peptidase, which translates to MDDTDLEPVAFTGPDAPSEPDTFADQARRRADTEREAVEWAVAELESLIDARNVDLEPLLEYARRSRESMPDRHVRSYEAMAETLDVDPDIYEVYAFAYSDLCDELAAEPAADPSRGCTNALVSPSRTGRDGSLVLKNRDIAGRGARPKSVVEQPAIDGYHGFLTVDTCGTVMLYKGVNDRGLVAANTYIDANRDDIEPEAQFRNGTVVRRVLEECATVEAARELLESIPTRQLMAQTLFLADGTDAVLLEVNPLEERIAVADDGAVARTNHFVLSRSASTESSRRRRERATALLEAGGDEIDRDYLWRIAADHEYGPGNESICRHPEPETDEHAFGQLTTASAAVFEGGSPTVELVMGNPCETEPARCSFGDEFSMALRTGARWLEWLRYQ; encoded by the coding sequence ATGGACGACACCGACCTCGAGCCGGTCGCGTTCACCGGTCCGGACGCGCCGTCCGAACCGGACACGTTCGCCGACCAGGCGCGCCGACGCGCCGACACCGAACGCGAGGCCGTCGAGTGGGCCGTCGCCGAACTCGAGTCGCTGATCGACGCCCGGAACGTCGACCTCGAGCCGCTGCTCGAGTACGCGCGTCGCAGTCGGGAGAGCATGCCAGACCGACACGTGCGGTCCTACGAGGCGATGGCCGAGACCCTCGACGTCGATCCCGATATATACGAGGTCTACGCCTTCGCGTACAGCGACCTCTGTGACGAACTGGCCGCCGAGCCGGCCGCCGATCCCTCGCGCGGCTGTACGAACGCGCTCGTGTCGCCGTCGCGGACCGGACGAGACGGCTCGCTCGTGCTCAAGAATCGCGACATCGCCGGCCGGGGTGCCCGCCCCAAATCGGTCGTCGAGCAGCCGGCGATCGACGGCTACCACGGCTTTCTGACCGTCGACACCTGCGGGACGGTCATGCTCTACAAGGGCGTGAACGATCGGGGGCTGGTCGCCGCGAACACCTACATCGACGCGAACCGGGACGATATCGAGCCCGAGGCGCAGTTCCGGAACGGCACCGTCGTCCGGCGCGTGCTCGAGGAGTGTGCCACCGTCGAGGCGGCCCGGGAACTCCTCGAGTCGATCCCGACGCGGCAGCTGATGGCCCAGACGCTGTTTCTGGCGGACGGAACCGATGCTGTCTTGCTCGAGGTGAACCCTCTCGAGGAGCGGATCGCGGTCGCCGACGACGGGGCCGTCGCCCGGACGAATCACTTCGTGCTGTCGCGCTCGGCGTCGACGGAGAGTTCTCGCCGCCGTCGGGAGCGAGCGACGGCGCTGCTCGAGGCGGGAGGCGACGAAATCGACCGCGACTACCTCTGGCGGATCGCGGCGGATCACGAGTACGGGCCGGGAAACGAGTCGATCTGCCGACATCCCGAACCCGAGACGGACGAGCACGCGTTCGGTCAGTTGACGACCGCGAGCGCGGCCGTCTTCGAGGGCGGCTCGCCGACGGTAGAACTCGTGATGGGCAACCCCTGTGAAACCGAGCCGGCGCGGTGTTCGTTCGGCGACGAGTTTTCGATGGCGCTTCGGACGGGAGCGCGGTGGCTCGAGTGGCTTCGATACCAGTAG
- a CDS encoding UPF0058 family protein: MRQQELIHLHALLLEIRRYLEREETLPAGAFAAYDAQSVRPTHIHCGKDAHKKAIAHLLGDLIYSVQSHPPPDHTIVS, translated from the coding sequence GTGAGACAACAAGAACTCATACATCTGCACGCATTACTGTTGGAAATCCGCCGATATCTCGAACGGGAAGAGACGCTTCCTGCCGGTGCATTTGCCGCCTACGACGCGCAATCGGTCCGTCCTACTCACATCCATTGTGGGAAAGACGCACACAAGAAAGCGATTGCCCATCTACTGGGAGATCTCATCTATTCCGTACAGAGCCATCCCCCACCAGACCACACGATAGTATCATAA
- a CDS encoding glutamate--cysteine ligase, giving the protein MNTSLEVEYWVVDDDGDLVSPDTLLDVSPQVDPEFVEPMLEIKTTPCGSMAELREELVGRISRVVDAARDRNKRLVPLATPLNTAPADVPYRDKEETDLQRRIVGPAFDDARVCAGTHIHFEQSNVTDQLNALTAIDPAFALVTSSAHYRGERLLECARPFLYRRSCYDSCPEQGQLQSYVDSVAEWEQRLEDAYDSFRERALERGVDRATFEDEFSPYDAVWNPVRLRKAMPTVEWRSPDAALPSQVLRLADDVRSIVTRADENGTVVGGSERSAWPDAATDGPLRLPEFDTVESVTDVAIHDGLEGAGVRDYLRRLGFTPAAYDPLADRMTDSRLGERRAKKLRLRAADRLEADLEQRRVRA; this is encoded by the coding sequence ATGAACACTAGCCTCGAGGTGGAGTACTGGGTCGTCGACGACGACGGCGACCTCGTCTCACCTGACACACTGCTCGACGTTTCGCCGCAGGTCGACCCCGAGTTCGTCGAGCCGATGCTCGAGATCAAGACGACCCCGTGTGGATCGATGGCCGAACTCCGCGAGGAACTCGTCGGCCGAATCAGCCGCGTCGTCGACGCGGCACGCGATCGAAACAAGCGACTCGTCCCGCTCGCGACGCCGCTGAACACCGCACCCGCGGACGTCCCCTACCGCGACAAGGAGGAGACAGACCTCCAGCGCCGGATCGTCGGGCCGGCGTTCGACGACGCCCGCGTCTGCGCCGGCACGCACATCCACTTCGAGCAGTCGAACGTCACCGACCAGCTCAACGCCCTGACCGCGATCGACCCGGCGTTCGCGCTGGTCACCAGTTCGGCACACTACCGCGGCGAACGCCTCCTCGAGTGCGCCCGCCCCTTCCTCTACCGGCGCTCGTGTTACGACTCCTGTCCCGAACAGGGCCAGCTCCAGTCCTACGTCGACAGCGTCGCCGAGTGGGAGCAGCGTCTCGAGGACGCCTACGACTCGTTCCGCGAGCGGGCGCTCGAGCGCGGCGTCGACCGGGCCACCTTCGAGGACGAGTTCAGCCCCTACGACGCGGTCTGGAACCCAGTTCGGCTTCGCAAAGCGATGCCCACGGTCGAGTGGCGCTCGCCCGACGCCGCCCTACCGAGCCAGGTGCTTCGACTCGCGGACGACGTGCGATCGATCGTCACCCGCGCGGACGAGAACGGGACGGTCGTCGGCGGCTCGGAACGGAGCGCTTGGCCGGATGCAGCCACCGACGGACCGCTCCGTCTCCCCGAGTTCGACACCGTCGAGTCGGTTACTGACGTCGCCATCCACGATGGACTCGAGGGGGCGGGAGTCAGGGACTACCTGCGACGGCTCGGATTCACGCCCGCGGCGTACGATCCGCTCGCAGACCGGATGACCGACTCGCGACTCGGCGAGCGCCGCGCGAAGAAACTGCGGCTCCGGGCCGCCGATCGGCTCGAGGCCGACCTCGAGCAGCGCCGCGTTCGAGCCTGA
- a CDS encoding FAD-dependent oxidoreductase, protein MSDETTTDDATVIVVGGGPAGLSAALFTAKNGLETTVFDTDGTWMHKAHLFNYLGIGSVGGSEFMATARQQVDDFGVDRRQGEEVTGVSEAGDGFTVETEAGSDEADFVVLATGANRELAEDLGVEFTDEDTVDVGVEMETSVSGAYATGAMVRPEEWQAAIAVGDGAAAALNILSSVKGEHYHDFDVPDDAARVFGEHVAE, encoded by the coding sequence ATGAGCGACGAGACGACTACGGACGATGCGACAGTGATCGTTGTCGGCGGCGGCCCCGCCGGACTGAGTGCGGCCCTCTTCACCGCGAAGAACGGGCTCGAGACGACGGTGTTCGACACCGACGGGACGTGGATGCACAAGGCCCACCTGTTCAACTACCTCGGCATCGGCTCGGTCGGCGGCAGCGAGTTCATGGCGACGGCCCGCCAGCAGGTCGACGACTTCGGCGTCGACCGTCGCCAGGGCGAGGAAGTGACCGGCGTCAGCGAAGCCGGCGACGGCTTTACCGTCGAGACCGAGGCGGGCAGCGACGAGGCCGACTTCGTCGTCCTCGCGACCGGTGCGAACCGGGAACTGGCCGAGGATCTCGGCGTCGAGTTCACCGACGAGGACACCGTCGACGTCGGCGTCGAGATGGAGACGAGCGTCTCGGGTGCGTACGCGACCGGCGCGATGGTCCGCCCCGAGGAGTGGCAGGCCGCCATCGCCGTCGGCGACGGGGCCGCCGCAGCACTCAACATCCTCTCGAGCGTAAAGGGCGAACACTACCACGACTTCGACGTTCCCGATGACGCCGCGCGCGTCTTCGGCGAACACGTCGCGGAGTAG
- a CDS encoding VOC family protein has translation MPTEPTNPVTPELPDSPVHTTGTDHITIWGSNEADTIEFYQDLLGMPLVLRQPNLDDPSQTHLFFDTGDGRILTFFVSDDRPSNQRGQRGGTGAVHHLCFSIDPDEYEDTMAALEDAGHQYNVFDRGIFHSIYTTDNNGLVIELSTDKYEVPDDRRGEVLAKAQELREEDGADYAKDEHLRGAIEALGLELIEHDLPEASTGVGGVE, from the coding sequence ATGCCTACCGAACCTACCAATCCAGTCACGCCGGAACTACCCGACAGCCCCGTCCACACGACGGGAACGGATCACATCACCATCTGGGGGAGCAACGAAGCCGATACGATCGAGTTCTACCAAGACCTCCTCGGCATGCCGCTTGTGCTCCGCCAGCCAAACCTCGACGACCCCTCGCAAACGCACCTGTTCTTCGACACCGGCGACGGTCGCATTCTGACCTTCTTCGTCAGCGACGACCGGCCGTCGAATCAGCGCGGCCAGCGCGGCGGCACCGGTGCCGTCCACCATCTTTGTTTCAGCATCGATCCGGACGAGTACGAGGACACGATGGCGGCGCTCGAGGACGCGGGCCACCAGTACAACGTTTTCGACCGAGGCATCTTCCACTCGATCTACACCACGGACAACAACGGCCTCGTCATCGAGCTCTCGACGGACAAGTACGAGGTGCCCGACGACCGCCGCGGCGAGGTGCTGGCGAAGGCACAGGAGCTCCGCGAGGAAGATGGTGCCGACTACGCCAAGGACGAACACCTCCGCGGTGCGATCGAGGCGCTCGGCCTCGAGCTCATCGAACACGACCTGCCCGAGGCCAGCACCGGCGTCGGTGGTGTCGAATGA
- a CDS encoding dienelactone hydrolase family protein, whose product MSADDRGDGPHQDQQLATGGTDLEDATAALVLTHGRGATAQGMIQLADEVGREGVAFLAPQAARQTWYPNSFLAPVERNEPGRSSGLQAISDAIGEATDAGIPIERIMLIGFSQGACLASEYLARNPRRYGGLAALSGGLIGEDIDPDDYLENDPDLEGTPVFLGCSDVDPHIPEERVHETADVLESMHADVTKRLYEGMGHGINEDEMAFVSEMVAELVED is encoded by the coding sequence ATGAGCGCGGACGACCGCGGCGACGGTCCCCATCAGGATCAGCAACTTGCGACGGGCGGAACCGACCTCGAGGACGCGACCGCCGCGCTCGTCCTCACTCACGGTCGCGGCGCGACCGCGCAGGGAATGATCCAGCTGGCCGACGAAGTGGGTCGGGAGGGCGTCGCCTTCCTCGCGCCGCAGGCAGCCCGTCAGACGTGGTATCCGAACTCGTTTCTCGCGCCCGTCGAGCGGAACGAGCCCGGCCGCTCGTCGGGCCTGCAGGCCATCAGCGACGCGATCGGTGAGGCCACCGACGCCGGGATTCCCATCGAGCGGATCATGCTGATCGGCTTCTCGCAGGGGGCCTGCCTCGCCAGCGAGTACCTCGCGCGTAACCCGCGCCGGTACGGCGGTCTCGCCGCCCTGAGCGGCGGTCTCATCGGCGAGGATATCGATCCCGACGACTACCTCGAGAACGACCCCGACCTCGAGGGAACGCCCGTCTTCCTCGGCTGTAGCGACGTCGACCCCCACATCCCAGAGGAGCGCGTCCACGAGACGGCCGACGTGCTCGAGTCGATGCACGCCGACGTCACGAAACGGCTCTACGAGGGGATGGGCCACGGCATCAACGAGGACGAGATGGCGTTCGTCTCCGAAATGGTCGCGGAGCTGGTCGAAGACTAA
- a CDS encoding universal stress protein, with the protein MDVLVAYDGSKPARKAVEHAFTTYPDAEIVLLRVIEAADSSTEAGISIIQEMLREREEKISEEFPDEIDAITSDPDVEFRTETVVGRPAREIVSFAEEHDIDHVIIGSHGRAGLSRILLGSVAEKIVRRAPMPVTVIR; encoded by the coding sequence ATGGACGTACTCGTCGCGTACGACGGCTCAAAGCCCGCGCGAAAGGCGGTCGAACACGCGTTTACGACGTATCCCGACGCGGAGATCGTGTTGCTGCGCGTCATCGAGGCGGCGGACAGTTCGACGGAGGCGGGGATCAGTATTATCCAGGAGATGCTGCGGGAGCGAGAGGAGAAGATCTCCGAGGAGTTCCCAGACGAGATCGACGCGATCACCAGCGATCCCGACGTCGAGTTTCGGACCGAGACCGTCGTCGGGCGGCCCGCACGCGAGATCGTCTCGTTCGCAGAAGAGCACGACATCGATCACGTCATTATCGGAAGTCACGGACGGGCCGGGCTCTCCCGCATCCTGCTCGGCAGCGTCGCCGAGAAAATCGTCCGGCGCGCCCCCATGCCGGTTACCGTTATCCGCTAA